One Natrinema longum genomic window, ACATGGATCGGTTCCGCTACCGCCAGCACCTCGCGGGCGAGCGGGCCCACTACGCCAGCGACTGCTGGGACGCCGAAAGCGAGATCGACGGCAACTGGATCGAGATGGCCGGCTTCGCCCACCGGGGCAACTACGACCTCTCGAAACACGCCGAACACTCCGGCGATCGCTTCACCGTCTTCAAGCAGTACGACGAACCCAAGACCGTCGAGCGCGCCACCGTCGACCCCGACATGAGCTACCTCGGGCCCGAGTTCGGCGGCGACGCGCAAGCAGTGGTCGAGAAACTCGAGGCCCTCGCGGCCCGCGACCGCTCCGCGTTCGATGGGGACGTCGTCGAGATCGACCTCGAGGGCGAGAGCCACGAGATCCCGGTCGAGAAGACCGGCTTCGCGGTCGAGGAGCAGACGGAGGCCGGCGAGCACGTCACGCCCCACGTCGTCGAACCCTCCTTCGGCGTCGATCGGACCGTCTACACCGTCCTCCACCACGCCTACCGCGAGGACGAGGTCGCCGGCGAGGAACGGACCTTCCTCGAACTCGATCCGGAGGTCGCACCGACCTTCGTCGGCGTCTTCCCCTTACAGAACGACGACGAACTCGAGTCCGAGGCGAAGGCCATCGCCGCGGCCCTGCGTGACGCGGGGCTGTCGGTCACCTACGACGAGTCGGGGAACATCGGCCGCCGCTACCGCCGCCAGGACGAGGTCGGCACGCCGTTTTGCGTGACGGTCGATTACGAGAGCATCGAGCAGGACGAGGGCGGCGTCACGGTCCGCGAACGCGACTCGACCGACCAGAAGCGGCTGGCGATCGACGACCTGCCCGAGACGCTGTCGGCGATTCGCGCCGGCGACCTCGCGTTCGACGACCTCGGGGAGTAAGCAGCGTCGATCGAGGTCGCGGGAGACACGGTTACCGTCTCGGACAGTATGGACCGTTCAGTATCCGGAGGGAGAACGTTCCGATATGACACGGGAATATGTGCCTATTCACGGGAAGATATTCAATCGTTCCCGTGTAAGTAACGACTGGCATGTCGAAATCGACGGACGAACGAGGGCGAATTTACCTCCCGAAGGACGTCCGAGAGCGGTTCGGGAACCAGTATCGTATCGTCGAACTTCCGAGCCACGTCGCGCTCTTCCCGGTCGATGAGGATCCGCTGGATGGGCTTCGGGCTGCCGTCGGTGATGCGTTCGAGGGAGCGGACGGCGACGAGTTGAAAACGGAAGCGCGCGAGAGAATCGCTCGAGAGATTCGAAACGAAGCCGATAGTCGCTCACAGAACCGAGAGGAATGACCCGTGTACGTCGAAACGGACTTCCTGACGGCACTCGTAAAGGACGATGACTGGCTTCGAGAGTCCGCGCTCCGCGAACTCCACGAACGAGACGATCTCCACACGTCGATCTTGGGCTATGCAGAGGTTCTAGTCTTGTTTTACGATCGCAACGACGAAGCGTATGAAATCGATGCGCCGCGGGCAGTTACGAATTTGCTGGAACTCGTCCCGATCCATCCGGCGGAACACGAAGACGCAGTGCTCGCAGCAGCGGCCTTCCTCGACGAATACGATATGACACCGTTCGATGCACTGCATGCCGGCCTCATCGCAACGGGAGCGGGAACCGTTCTGTCCAGCGAGATGGATTA contains:
- a CDS encoding AbrB/MazE/SpoVT family DNA-binding domain-containing protein, translated to MSKSTDERGRIYLPKDVRERFGNQYRIVELPSHVALFPVDEDPLDGLRAAVGDAFEGADGDELKTEARERIAREIRNEADSRSQNREE
- a CDS encoding PIN domain-containing protein; translated protein: MYVETDFLTALVKDDDWLRESALRELHERDDLHTSILGYAEVLVLFYDRNDEAYEIDAPRAVTNLLELVPIHPAEHEDAVLAAAAFLDEYDMTPFDALHAGLIATGAGTVLSSEMDYETVGLDRIPLEPNSGTE